The Oncorhynchus tshawytscha isolate Ot180627B linkage group LG16, Otsh_v2.0, whole genome shotgun sequence nucleotide sequence CATgataaaacacctcatcataCTGACAGAGCGAGGCACTAGCCCCATgataaaacacctcatcataATGACAGAGCGAGGCACTAGCCCCATTATAAAACACCTTATTATACTGACAGAGCTAGGCACGAGCCCCATTATAAAACACCTTATTATACTGACAGAGCTAGGCACGAGCCCCATTATAAAACACCTTATCATACAGACAGAGCTAGGCACTAGGAAGCTAGCCCCATgataaaacacctcatcataCTGACAGAGCTAGGCACTAGGAAGCTAGCCCCATgataaaacacctcatcataCTGACAGAGCGAGGCACTAGCCCCATgataaaacacctcatcataCTGACAGAGCGAGGCACTAGCCCAGTgataaaacacctcatcataATGACAGAGCTAGGCACTAGCCCCATTATAAAACACCTTATTATACTGACAGAGCTAGGCACGAGCCCCATTATAAAACACCTCATCATACTGACAGAGCTAGGCCACTAGCCCCATGATAAAACACCCCATCATAATGACAGAGCTAGGCACTAGCCCCATGTTAATTCACCTCATCATACTGACAGAGCTAGGCAGCTAACCCCATGTTAAAACACCTCATCATACTGACAAAGCTAGGCACTAGCCCCATTTTAAAACACTTCATCATTTTTTATAGAACTAGGCAACTAGCCCCATGTTAAAACACCTCATCATACTAACAGAGCTAGGCAGCTAGCCCCATGTTAAAACACCTCATCATACTGACAGAACTAGGCAACTAGCCCCATGTTAAAACACCTCATCATACTGACAGAATTAGGCAGCTAGCCCCATGTTAAAACACCTCATCATACTGACAGAACTAGGCACTAGCCCCATGTTAAAACACCTCATCATACTGACAAGACTGGGCAGCTAGACCCATGTTAAAACACCTCATCATACTGACAGAGCTAGGCACTAGGAAGCTAGTCCCATgataaaacacctcatcataCTGACAGAGCTAGGCACTAGGAAGCTAGATCCATGTTAAAACACCTCATCATACTGACAAGACTGGGCAGCTAGACCCATGTTAAAACACCTCATCATACTGACAGAGCTAGGCACTAGCCCCATgataaaacacctcatcataCTGACAGAGCTAGGCACTTGCCCCATgataaaacacctcatcataCTGACAGAGCTAGGCACTAGCCCCATGATAAAACACCCAATCATACTGACAGAGCTAGGCACTAGCCCCATGATAAAACACCCCATCATAATGACAGAGCTAGGCACTAGCCCCATTTGAAAACACTTTATCATTTTTTATAGAACTAGGCAGCTAGCCCCATGTTAAAACACTTCATCATACTGACAGAGCTAGGCACTTTCCCCATGTTAAAACACCTCTTCATACTGACAAGAATGGGCAGCTAGACCCATGTTAAAACACCTCATCATACTGACAAGAATGGGCAGCTAGACCCATGTTAAAACACCTCATCATACTGACAGAGCTAGGCACTTGCCCCATgataaaacacctcatcataCTGACAAAGCTAGGCACTAGCCCCATGTTAAAACACCTCATCATACTGACAGAGCTAGGCAGCTAACCCCATGTTAAAACACCTCATCATACTGACAAAGCTAGGCACTAGCCCCATTTTAAAACACTTCATCATTTTTTATAGAACTAGGCAACTAGCCCCATGTTAAAACACCTCATCATACTGACAGAACTAGGCACTTTCCCCATGTTAAAACACCTCTTCATACTGACAAGAATGGGCAGCTAGACCCATGTTAAAACACCTCATCATACTGACAAGAATGGGCAGCTAGACCCATGTTAAAACACCTCATCATACTGACAGAGCTAGGCACTTGCCCCATgataaaacacctcatcataCTGACAAAGCTAGGCACTAGCCCCATGTTAAAACACCTCATCATACTGACAAAGCTAGGCACTAGCCCCATTTTAAAACACTTCATCATTTTTTATAGAACTAGGCAACTAGCCCCATGTTAAAACACCTCATCATACTGACAGAACTAGGCAACTAGCCCCATGTTAAAACACCTCATCATACTGACAGAACTAGGCAGCTAGCCCCATGTTAAAACACCTCATCATACTGACAAAGCTAGGCACTAGCCCCATTTTAAAACACTTCATCATTTTTTTATAGAACTAGGCAACTAGTCCCATGTTAAAACACCTCATCATACTGACAGAACTAGGCAGCTAGCCCCATGTTAAAACACCTCATCATACTGACAGAGCTAGGCACTAGCCCCATGTTAAAACACCTCATCATACTGACAAGACTGGGCAGCTAGCCCCATGTTAAAACACCTCATCATACTGACAGAATTAGGCAGCTAGCCCCATGTTAAAACACCTCATCATACTGACAGAACTAGGCAGCTAGCCCCATGTTAAAACACCTCATCATACTGACAGAGCTAGGCACTAGCCCCATGTTAAAACACCTCATCATACTGACAAGACTGGGCAGCTAGACCCATGTTAAAACACCTCATCATACTGACAGAGCTAGGCACTAGGAAGCTAGTCCCATgataaaacacctcatcataCTGACAGAGCTAGGCACTAGGAAGCTAGATCCATGTTAAAACACCTCATCATACTGACAAGACTGGGCAGCTAGACCCATGTTAAAACACCTCATCATACTGACAGAGCTAGGCACTAGCCCCATgataaaacacctcatcataCTGACAGAGCTAGGCACTAGGAAGCTAGTCCCATgataaaacacctcatcataCTGACAGAGCTAGGCACTAGGAAGCTAGATCCATGTTAAAACACCTCATCATACTGACAAGACTGGGCAGCTAGACCCATGTTAAAACACCTCATCATACTGACAGAGCTAGGCACTAGCCCCATgataaaacacctcatcataCTGACAGAGCTAGGCACTTGCCCCATgataaaacacctcatcataCTGATAGAGCTAGGCACTTGCCCCATgataaaacacctcatcataCTGTCAGAGCTAGGCACTAGCCCCATgataaaacacctcatcataCTGACAGAACTAGGCACTAGCCCCATgataaaacacctcatcataCTGACAGAGCTAGGCACTTGCCCCATgataaaacacctcatcatactgacagagctaggcactagccccatgataaaacacctcatcatactgacagagctaggcactagccccatgataaaacacctcatcatactgacagagctaggcactagccccatgataaaacacctcatcatactgacagagctaggcactagccccatgataaaacacctcatcataCTGACAGGGGATGGCTGACTGAACTGAATGTCAAGTGGAATATCATTCTGTTCCCTAACAAGAAGCAAGGATCAATGTGACTGATGGGAGACCTCCACTGGGCCCAACACAAAAGGAATAACAGTCTGGAATACTATTCCCTATTTACCTCTATTTATACAGTCATTGGTTTGGGCCGATTCTATTCTGTCAATTAGAGAACTAACAGCCACTTAGCCTATGGCTTTGGCACATGATCTAAAGCCTAATACACCCGTGGCTACACTAAGCAGGACTGAGTAAGGCTCGGTCAGCGGTTTTCTGTTTAAACCTGGCGTAGGATGAAGGTAGTGTGTGAACCTGTTTGGATGGACAACAATGACTGACACATCCAGAGGTGACAACAAGGATGCTGCTACATTTACAGGAAAACACATGATTTACCTTGTTTTAACTTTCCTACATGGAATTGTACCTTACACAGATTAGTCAGCGTTATCACAATATTGTATTATGTGAGAAATAACATTTGTGGAATCATGTGAAGTTTGGATTCCTGTCAACCATCTGGTCGTGAGGACTGAGGAGACGCGATCAGCATTCCCTGAGTGGGTTCTGGAGGAATGGAGTCACCGAACCCCTGGCTGGTTGTTAGTCCTGCCTCATTCTCATCCCTCAGGCATTTCTCAGTCTCATCCCTGCAGTGTCATCTCTCAGTCTCATCCCTGCAGTTTCATCCCGCAGTGTCATTTCTGTCTCATCCCTCAGTCTCATCCCTCAGTGtcatctctgtctcatccctgtgtcatctctgtctcatccctgtgtcatctctgtctcatccctgtgtCATCTCTGTCTCATCCCGCAGTCTCATTTCTCAGGCTCATCCCTCAGTGTCATCTCTGTCTCATTTCTCAGGCTCATCCCTCAGTGTCATCTCTGTCTCATTTCTCAGGCTCATCCCTCAGTGTCATCTCTGTCTCATCCCACAGGCATTTCTCAGTCCCATCCCTCAGTCCCATCCCTCAGTCCCATCCCTCAGTCCCATCCCTCAGTCCCATCCCTCAGTCCCATCCCTCAGTCCCATCCCTCAGTCTCATCCCTCAGTCTCATCCCTCAGTCTCATCCCTCAGTCTCATCCCTCAGTCTCATCCCTCAGTCTCACCCCTCAGTCTCACCCCTCAGTCTCACCCCTCAGTCTCACCCCTCAGTCTCACCCCTCAGTCTCACCCCTCAGTCTCACCCCTCAGTCTCACCCCTCAGTCTCACCCCTCATGCATTTCTCAATCTCATCTCTCAGTCTCATCCCTCAGGGACCACGCCAATGTCTGCTTCCTAAAACAcaatccctatttagtgcactacttttgactagggcctatAGGGCCATTTGAGTCCCTGGCTGATTGTTAATCCTGTCCCTGTCTCAGCATCATCCCTCAGTTATGCATGCAGAGTCTGTGTACCCAGTCTCCGTcccccagagagagacacagccatGTCTCCGTCctccagagagagacacagcccagTCTCCGTcccccagagagagacacagcccagTCTCCGtccccagagagagacacagccctGTCTCCGTCctccagagagagacacagccctGTCTCCGTcccccagagagagacacagccctGTCTCCGTcccccagagagagacacagccctGTCTCCGtccccagagagagacacagccctGTCTCCGTcccccagagagagacacagccctGTCTCCGTcccccagagagagacacagccctGTCTCCGTCctccagagagagacacagccctGTCTCCGTcccccagagagagacacagccatGTCTCCGTcccccagagagagacacagccatGTCTCCGTcccccagagagagacacagccctGTCTCCGTCCTCCAGAGTGGTGGAGCCAGTCCTGTCATTCATCTAGTATGGagacaacagagacagagagagacctctCAGAGGCTCCTAAAGAGGCTTCTACTGGAATTAAACATATCTCTGACAACGTTCTGACAATACTGTGATTTCACTGCATGACTGTCTAGATGGAGCTTGGAAGGCaggtggaagagagaaggaaggcaggtggaagagagaaggaaggcaggaggaggaagagagaaggaatgtaggaggaggaagagagaaggaaggcaggtggaagagagaaggaatgtaggaggaggaagagagaaggaatgtaggaggaggaaaagaggaatgTAGGAGGAAGACAAACTAGCTTCAGTTGGTAATTTCCCTGATAGCATTTGAATCCCacagaacaaaaggaacattgaAAAGACTATAGACTGTATATAATCAATACAGTAGAGATGTGAAGCTGTCTAGATTAGTGGAACTGGTATTGGGAAGACAGCTCTAGCCAGCCTCAGCTTGTCAGTTCTCTGACAGTTGAATCCCACAGATGACAGAATGAATGGATACAGCACTTGGTACAGTCTTCCCGAGAGCCCAGGACCATCTGTTGTTCTCAATCATATGATTCACACAGACACCAACAGAAAGTCAACTAAAGTATATAGTACGTATAGACCGGGTTGGTAAGAATATCATATCATACAGTATAACTGTTCCTtcctggtctctctggtctcactTCCTcagttcacctcctcctcctaaccAGGTCCTCTTGCTCAGTGCCTAAAAGgaccaaaatgtaaatattccatAATAAATGAATCATCATTTCCCCCCAATACATccacagagagatatacagcagaTACCTGTTTCTCCCTGGCACCTCTCTGGTTCctgctctccagtacacctcctCCTGCCAATTGGAGCACATTTGTCAGCATCTCAACCATTTATATAGCATAATAAACATAGTCCGTAATAAATAATGATCATACATTTAAAATCCATAGATACACAGAATTCATGTTACTTCCTGGTCTCTCTGAATCTGGTTCTAATTCTCTAGTCCACCTCTTCCTGGCTCCTCACCAGCCCAGACCCTCTTGCTCAGTGCAGCTGACAGTGTAAAAGTCAAAGGTCACATGTTCCATTAGCGGTTGGAGGATGAgcttctctctgtgtggcgcCCTGGGGCAATGGAAAGGGCACAGAGAAGcatagcctgcatcccaaatagcactcaATTCCCACCTATATGGTAAACCTGCTGTGGATGAGATAAGAGCCACAGCTCTGTAGTgtaacagacctgggttcaaatagtatttgtttccTGTCAGGTACAttacatacagatacagagattaGTTGAAAGAAAAAGACAAGCGATTTTGATCCCAGGTTTGCGTCAGTATATGGATGGAGGTGGAACCCCACCCACATCTCATAACCCGGTATATCCATCACCAATATTGTCACATCTCAGATGAGATTATCATCAGCTCTTGTAACTGAGATAGAAGGTTATACTTACATGTAACTGAGGTAGAAGGTTATACTTACATGTAACTGAGGTAGAATGTTATACTTACATGTAACTGAGGTAGAATGTTATACTTACATGTAACTGAGGTAGAATGTTATACTTACATGTAACTGAGGTAGAATGTTATACTTACATGTAACTGAGGTAGAAGGTTATACTTACATGTAACTGAGGTAGAAGGTTATACTTACATGTAACTGAGGTAGAAGGTTATACTTACATGTAACTGAGGTAGAAGGTTAAACTTACATGTAACTGAGGTAGAAGGTTATACTTACATGTAACTGAGGTAGAAGGTTATACTTACATGTAACTGAGGTAGAAGGTTATACTTACATGTAACTGAGGTAGAAGGTTATACTTACATGTAACTGAGGTAGAAGGTTATACTTACATGTAACTGAGGTAGAAGGTTATACTTGTGTAACTGAGGTAGAAGGTTATACTTACATGTAACTGAGGTAGAAGGTTATACTTACATGTAACTGAGGTAGAAGGTTATACTTGTGTAACTGAGGTAGAAGGTTATACTTGTGTAACTGAGGTAGAAGGTTATACTTGTGTAACTGAGGTAGAAGGTTATACTTGTGTAACTGAGGTAGAAGGTTATACTTGTGTAACTGAGGTAGAAGGTTATACTTACATGTAACTGAGGTAGAAGGTTATACTTGTGTAACTGAGGTAGAAGGTTATACTTACATGTAACTGAGGTAGAAGGTTATACTTACATGTAACTGAGGTAGAAGGTTATACTTGTGTAACTGAGGTAGAAGGTTATACTTGTGTAACTGAGATAGGTTATACTTGTGTAACTGAGATAGAAGGTTATACTTGTGTAACTGAGGTAGAAGGTTATACTTACATGTAACTGAGGTAGAAGGTTACTTACATCTAACTGAGGTAGAAGGTTACTTACATCTAACTGAGGTAGAAGGTTATACTTGTGTAACTGAGGTAGAAGGTTATACTTGTGTAACTGAGGTAGAAGGTTATACTTGTGTAACTGAGGTAGAAGGTTATACTTGTGTAACTGAGGTAGAAGGTTATACTTGTGTAACTGAGGTAGAAGGTTATACTTGTGTAACTGAGGTAGAAGGTTATACTTACATGTAACTGATGTAGAAGGTTATACTTACATGTAACTGAGGTAGAAGGTTATACTTGTGTAACTGAGGTAGAAGGTTATACTTGTGTAACTGAGGTAAAAGGTTATACTTGTGTAACTGAGGTAGAAGGTTATACTTACATGTAACTGAGGTAGAAGGTTATACTTGTGTAACTAGGGTAGAAGGTTATACTTACATGCAACTGAGGTAGAAGGTTATACTTACATGTAACTGAGGTAGAAGGTTATACTTGTGTAACTGAGGTAGAATATTATACTTGTGTAACTGAGGTAGAATATTATACTTGTGTAACTGAGGTAGAAGGTTATACTTGTGTAACTGAGGTAGAAGGTTATACTTGTGTAACTGAGGTAAAAGGTTATACTTGTGTAACTGAGGTAGAAGGTTATACTTACATGTAACTGAGGTAGAAGGTTATACTTGTGTAACTAGGGTAGAAGGTTATACTTACATGCAACTGAGGTAGAAGGTTATACTTACATGTAACTGAGGTAGAAGGTTATACTTGTGTAACTGAGGTAGAAGGTTATACTTACATGTAACTGAGGTAGAAGGTTATACTTGTGTAACTGAGGTAGAAGGTTATACTTACATGTAACTGAGGTAGAAGGTTATACTTGTGTAACTGAGGTAAAAGGTTATACTTGTGTAACTGAGATAGGTTATACTTGTGTAACTGAGATAGAAGGTTATACTTGTGTAACTGAGGTAGAAGGTTATACTTGTGTAACAGAGGTAGAAggttatacttgtgtaaatggGGTAGaaggtttgtttatgtgtaactctgtgttgttgttgcttgtgtcgcactgctttgctttatcttggccaggtcgcagttgtaaatgagaacttgttctcaactggtctacctggttaaataaaggtggaaaaaaataCAAACATATTGTAGGTAGTAGGTATGAACTGGAATTTAGATTGTTATTGACATCTATATAATGTATTCACTTTATTTCAATTCCATGGtaacaatacttttttttaaatgaacagtGACTGTGAGAAAGGTAACACATTTTAATCAACAGTAAACTGTGGTAATCTACACAGagtatataaaacattaagaacccctctctttccatgacacagactgaccaggtgaatccaggtgaaagctatgattccttattgatgtcacttgttaaatccttttcaatcagtgtagatgaaggggaggagaataaagaaggatttgtaagccatgagacagttgagacatggattgtgtctgtgtgccattcagagggtgaacggggaAGACTAAACattgaagtgtctttgaacagacacacctgtttgtgtcaagaactgcaacgcttctgggattttcacgctcaacagtttctcgtgtgGATCAAAAGtcatccaccacccaaaggacatctagccaacttgacacaactgtaggaagcattggagtcaacatgggtcagcatccctgtggaatgcttacaacaccttgtagagttcatgccccgacaaattgaggcttgTTTTGAGGGCAACACAGTgtatagtcttgtgagtgtgcatagaatCAGTACAAGATGaggtcagtgcagatagtctgggtaaccatttaattaactatttagcagtctaatggcttgggggtagaagctgtctcagcGCCTGTTGTCATGGGAGCCGATGCACCAGGCGGTACTGGGTGGTACCAGAATGAACAGTCTAAGGctttggtggctggagtcttaggCAGTTTTTCGGGCTTTCCTCTGTCTGacatataggtcctggatggcagggagcttgacaCCAGTCAAgggggaaggtgttcctaatgtttgggtatactcagtgtacattacatattatatatatatatatatatatatatatatatatatatatataatcaactGTGAGATGGGTTAAAAGGCATAGAATACATTGGCTACAGGATGAAGCCTTTCACCAATGAGTCACATTTAAAACATGGTTCAATCAATGTGGCACATTACGGGGAATAAATCCTTAAAAACATGGTTCAATCACTGTGGCACATTACGGGGAATAAATCCTTAAAAACATGGTTCAATCACTGTGGCACATTACGGGGAATGGAATGAATCCATGCAACCTACAACCTAGCCATAACATAGAGTAGGTGAGAGCTGAGTAAATACTGCACCTGTATAAACACCAATCATGTCAGAAATTAAAATGACACTGAAATAAGCACTTCTTAAAGTCAACATAACAGGCCAGtttccccagacacagattaagcctagtcctgaaccaaaaaacaacaaacttAAATGGAAAATCTCCATCTGACATAGCaaaaaataaattacaaaaaCAGTACAAGTGGAGGAAAGACCGTTGACACGTTAGTATTCAcattgtcctctgtctctgtcgggcgTCAGCAGCTAAGGTACCTCTCCACAGCAGAGTGGAACTGAAGACTGCtataggtacagatctaggatcagcttcaccTCTCCCAATCATACCCTTTACCATTAGTGGAGAAAAATCGAAAAACTGGCTTGGGCAACTACACCCTACTTCAAATCTAAAGGAGAGAGGCTGAACTTTTCCAAAAAGCTCCGGTCAAGAAGAGTGTTCCTATAGCAACCAGAGACAGACACGTCCTCCTCGGAGAAAGGGAGGGACCGCAGAAGAGACATCTCACAGTCTTCTGGAGGTTcaggttgtgtatgtgtgtcagtggTGTCACTAGTGTTCACACAGGTACTGTCACTGGAACAGGGGCTCAGGCTAAGAAGTGGTAATGGAAGACATTCTATCTCCTGGTCTGGGTTTCCATTGTGGGAACTGGTTATGTTAACTGACACTTCGTTGAAGTTACAGTTTTCAGCGGCCATATTGTCATTGTCACGAGGCAAATACTGAGGATGGGTCTCCTCTCTCACAGCTCTGGGTCTCAGTGAAATGGCAGTGTTTCTCAGGACCTCCATGAGTGTAAAGTTACTCTGGGTGAATAGACTGAAAGGGACACTCTCCTCCAAATCCAGGTTCTCTGAGACCTTGTGGACCAGATTCAGGCTCCATGGGGCTCTCCTGAGGCTGGGGTCTCTGGTCAGGCTGGGGTTGGGGTCTCTGGtcaggctggggttagggtctcCGGtcaggctggggttggggttggagctGGGCCCTATGTCTGTGGTAGGGCTGTGGTCTTTACTGAGATCCATCAGTATACAGTCTGAATCTTCTCCATCTTTTTCTGCATCCATCTCTatgtccatctcttcctcctgATGAGGATGCTCCATGGACCCTGTCTCCCAGGCTTCGTCCGCCACCGACCCAGGCCTGGAGGGGGCCTTAGGGGGGGACTCAAACACCACCCCTCTGGGTGGAGGGGGTCGGATAGGCCTCCGCAGCAGGTTACTGTAACCCAGGAAGCTGGACTGACCAGGGTCTTGAACCTGCAACTCAGGCCGGCCCTTCATATAGTGCCGGACTGACTCGGGAACCAGAACGTCGTGGTGTTTTCTCCTAGGCAGCAGGGCAGAGAAGGAGGGGATGCCAGAGGTAAGCCTGCCCACGATGGGGACCAGGGAGGTGGGCTGCAGGGCCGAGACAAAGTCCTCCAGTTCCTggtaggaaggagggatgagttacataaatacatttaaattaaatcaAGGGTGTCTGTACACTAGTTTCTCGATGGGACATCAAGACAGAACCAGTTTAATATCTTAAATGGTCTTGGACCGCTCCTTGCATGCAGAGCCATACAAAAGGTTAAACCACTGCAGGTTTGAGCTATTAAACCTAATATCCTGGTAGCTTGTTGCGATTGTATAGTGGTTAATACTCTGCATTGTGGCCGCAGAAACTCTAGTTCGAATCTGGGTCAAGGCATTGCATAGCATAAGGGTTATTTTTTGAATGAATTGCAACTTGACTGTGTAatccagggatgggcaactttgatggggggtggggggggccaCAACACAGAACTCATGAGGGGCCTTTTCGTGACAGCGAAGACCGAGAAAATCTGCTTTAaaaagttttatttatttactgcaattctacacattttgcaatgaggcagagagaagatttagcaattttatgagaaatttactgcaattctacacattttgcaatgaggcagagagaagatttagcaattttatgagaaatttactgcaattctacacattttgcaatgaggcagagagaagatttagcaattttatgagaaatttactgcaattctacacattttgccatgagtcagagagaagatttagcaattttatgagaaatttactgcaattctacacattttgccatgaggcagagagaagatttagcaattttatgagaaatttactgcaattctacacattttgcc carries:
- the dclre1b gene encoding 5' exonuclease Apollo; this translates as MNGKLIPHTPLAVDFWQVRKCPHVRLFFLSHMHSDHTVSLTSTWANRPIYCSPVTATLLKLKLQVRERWIHPLEVGEPNMLPLDDIGKERLTVTLMDANHCPGAVMFLFQGYFGTILYTGDFRYTPSMLREPCLRTNTTIDVLYLDNTNCDPTRTLPSRQRATQQIKEIIRSQPKHNVVIGLYTLGKESLLVQLAMEFKTWIEVSIERLKTLRALELPDVFTTEPGAGRIRAVDQSEIRSTNLLRWNREHPTLAILPTSRPLVSFHPNVHVVPYSDHSSYQELEDFVSALQPTSLVPIVGRLTSGIPSFSALLPRRKHHDVLVPESVRHYMKGRPELQVQDPGQSSFLGYSNLLRRPIRPPPPRGVVFESPPKAPSRPGSVADEAWETGSMEHPHQEEEMDIEMDAEKDGEDSDCILMDLSKDHSPTTDIGPSSNPNPSLTGDPNPSLTRDPNPSLTRDPSLRRAPWSLNLVHKVSENLDLEESVPFSLFTQSNFTLMEVLRNTAISLRPRAVREETHPQYLPRDNDNMAAENCNFNEVSVNITSSHNGNPDQEIECLPLPLLSLSPCSSDSTCVNTSDTTDTHTQPEPPEDCEMSLLRSLPFSEEDVSVSGCYRNTLLDRSFLEKFSLSPLDLK